Genomic window (Mustela erminea isolate mMusErm1 chromosome X, mMusErm1.Pri, whole genome shotgun sequence):
tggggaggatgggcagaAGCGACGACGCAACCGGCCTGAAGCCTTCCCCACTGCTGAAGATATCTTTGCTAAGTTCCAGCATCTTTCACATTATGACCAGCACCAGGTCACGGCTCAGGTGTGGGCCTAGGTCCTGCCCTTTTCCCAACATTCTGCCAGCCTGccctgttttcctttcctcctccttctatcCCCGCTAGGCAGGCTAAGCCTCCTGGTCTCATCCCTGTCTGccatcttccttttcttgcttcCCTGGTTCTTTCTGCGTCTCTCCACTCCCGTCTCACTCCCACTGCCCTTATTAGGTCTCCCGGAATGTTCTGGAACAGATCACAAGCTTTGCCCTTGGCATGTCATACCATTTGCCTCTGGTGCAGCATGTGCAGTTCATCTTCGACCTCATGGAATATTCACTCAGCATCAGTGGCCTCATCGACTTTGCCATTCAGGTGGGGAAGTTGGGGAGATGAGGGTGGAAGAAGGTGTTTGTGCTGTATGGGGTCCCGAGGTCAAGAGTCGGGCCTCAAGCCTGTGTCCTGGGCTACTTGGGATGGGCAGGAAAGCCAGCCCGGTGGGGGCTGGAGGGTCAGGTGGAACACGAGCTAAGAAGGCCCAGACTAGCGGCTCACGTGCTCCACAGGGAGGCCCAAGAGATAGATGAGAGCATTGGGTACGGACTGTCCTCCTGCAGTGGAGTTCATAAAACTGTATCCTAGAGATGGGTTAGATTGTCAATGTGGCTTGTGGCgttaatagaataaaggacagTGGCGTATGGCAACAGGGTCCTTCTAGACTGAGGCAGCTGCAGTGGAAAGGGGCTCGGGCCTGTCTGGGCAGTTGCCTCACGGGAAGGGAGGTTATATGGCACACAGGGGCCTCTTCTCATCTCTCACCacttcccaacacacacatacttgCTCTGCCAGCTCCTAAATGAACTAAGCGTAGTCGAGGCCGAGTTGCTTCTCAAGTCCTCAGATCTGGTGGGCAGCTACACTACCAGCCTGTGCCTGTGCATCGTGGCCGTCCTGCGGCACTACCATGCCTGCCTCATCCTCAACCAGGACCAGATGGCCCAGGTCTTCGAGGGGTAAGTGGGGGCCGCGAAATAACTGGGTGGCTCGGGGCTCTGGCTAGTGCCAGTGGAAGCAGGCCCCTGAAGGACATGGGGCTCTCGCCATGGCCAAGCCTCTGCCATTTGGGCAGGCAGGGAAGACTAGTACCAAGAGCCATGAGCCTGTGTCCGGGGACCTTCATGCCTTGGCTGTGCACATGGCTTACGGACCATCTCAACCTTGCACCCTCGTGACAGGCTGTGTGGCGTAGTGAAGCATGGGATGAACCGGTCAGATGGCTCCTCGGCGGAACGCTGTATCCTTGCTTATCTCTATGATCTGTACACCTCCTGTAGCCATTTAAAGAGCAAATTTGGGGAGCTCTTCAGGTAAGAGAGGTGGGAGGTGAGGGTAGAGAGTGGGACCTTGGCCCATCTCCTTCCCATTACCGCTCAACTCAGGAGCAGGGCACAGCCTAGGACCCCGCTGTCTCTGGCCATCTGGGAACTCTGTCCTTCATGTGTTCTTGGTTCTGGAGAGTAGGCCTGCCTCCTTATCAGCCTGGCCTCCAGCCCATCTCCAAAGGGCCCACactcctcctcccagcctccagaagccTCCCGTGCCTTGTTCTCACTGGGTCCCTGTCCCGCCCACTCGGCTTGGTCCCATCTCCCTTTTGCTTGTCTCAGGGTCCCCGGtgcctcccttttttcccctcctctcccccttcccaacCATCCCTCTGCCTCGCCAGATCATCCCCGACATTGCCGtgtcccttctcccactcctgcaGCGACTTCTGTTCCAAGGTGAAAAACACCATCTACTGCAATGTGGAGCCCTCAGAATCCAACATGCGCTGGGCACCCGAGTTCATGATTGACACTCTGGAGAACCCCGCAGCTCACACCTTCACCTACACGGGGCTAGGCAAGAGTCTTAGTGAGAACCCTGCTAACCGCTACAGCTTTGTCTGCAATGCCCTTATGCACGTCTGTGTGGGGCACCATGATCCCGATAGGTATGGGGTGTACTGAGTGGGGAACGGCGCTCCTGCCTGAGTTTGGGAGGGATGAGATGCCCGGGAGGTATGGCAAACTTGGTTACTGCTGGGGTGGAGATGAAAAGTTAATGAGTCTGAGGTTTTGTGGAACAAGGTTTTTCCTGAGGGCGTTTGTACTTCTCCCCAGGGTGAATGACATCGCAATCCTGTGTGCGGAGCTGACAGGCTATTGCAAGTCACTGAGTGCCGAATGGCTAGGGGTCCTGAAGGCCTTGTGCTGCTCCTCTAACAATGGCACTTGTGGTTTCAACGACCTTCTTTGCAACGTAGATGTGAGACTTCTGCCGGTCCCGCTGGGGCATGGGACAGTTCCCAgggcttggtggggagggggttggtcCCAGTCGTCGAGGTTACAGAGGGACAGAGACCCATAGAGCGGAGGCCGACCGCTTTGAGTTGGCAGCCTCTCTGCGCAGAGGTGGGATATCTTGGCTGCTTTTTCCTCCAGGTCAGTGACCTGTCTTTTCATGACTCCCTGGCTACTTTTGTTGCCATCCTCATCGCTCGGCAGTGTCTGCTCCTTGAGGATCTGATTCGCTGTGCTGCCATCCCTTCGCTCCTTAATGCCGGTGAACTGCCAATCCATAATCCCTAGAATTTCTGTACCCTAAGTTTGACTAGATACCCGATGGCCACACACTCACTGTTCAGTGTGAGGCTCCCCAGTACCACCAGAGGCTGCTGGTCCAGTGGTGTGCCTTGCTCTGGGAGTGGCCTCATTCTAACCGGCCATTGGTGGCCCCTGTCTTTCGATCTTTCCGTGTTTTGACCCTCCGAGGGACTCCCCTTGCACTGTAAGACAGTTGGTTGCCCCACCTCTCCTTGGGCATTATCTTGTCATATTTCCTTTTGCCTGACTTTGCCTTCCCTTGCAGCCCTTTGCCAACACCGTGTCCCTTCGCCCtgtccaatatattttttttaagcttgcaGTGAACAGGACTCTGAGCCGGGGGCCCGGCTTACCTGCCGCATCCTCCTCCACCTTTTCAAGACGCCACAACTCAATCCTTGCCAGTCGGACGGAAGTAAGTGACCCTGATCTGGGCCAGCCAGCAGTAGAAAATGTGACTGCCActgccaccgccccccccccccccccccccccccccccgtttctaCTTTTGCTTCCCCTGACTTCAGCTCCCTCCCCAGACAAGCCTACAGTAGGAATCCGTTCCTCCTGTGACCGCCACCTGCTGGCTGCCTCCCAGAACCGCATAGTGGATGGAGCTGTGTTTGCTGTTCTCAAGGCTGTGTTTGTACTTGGTATGGGATAGGAAGGGAGCAGTGCCAAAAGTGTGTGTGGGGTGGAGTACCAGCCGAGCTACAGAGGACAGTCTTTCTCCCTCCTGAAGGTGGTCTCTCGGACCTCTGGGGAGGAGAGGCGGGAGGGAAGTGTATTTCTGTCCCCTAGGGCCGGATTTGGGGAGTTGCTGCCTCTGTGGGTCCGGGCTGGGTCTCTCCACTGTGTTCAGATCTCACTCTGCCCTTCCCTATCTGCCACCCTTGAACCACAGGGGATGCGGAACTGAAGGGTTCAGGCTTCACTGTGACAGGAGGAACAGAAGAACttccagaggaggagggaggaggtggcagTGGCGGTCGGAGGCAGGGTGGCCGCAACATCTCTGTGGAGACAGCCAGTCTGGACGTCTATGCCAAGTACGTGCTGCGCAGCATCTGCCAACAGGTCAGTCTCACCTTCCCCCCTCAGGCCGCCTCGGTGCCTTTCTAGAGCATAGTCCTGTTTTCCGTGATCACGCCACCTTTCCCCTATACATCATGGCCTTTGTCAACCCCCAGCCCGTCCCCCTTATCCCTCACCCCGCTCACCGGTTGCCCCAGTGCCCTAATGACCAGCTTCCTCAGGAATGGGTAGGAGAGCGTTGCCTTAAATCGCTGTGTGAGGACAGCAACGACCTGCaagaccctgtgctgagcagtGCCCAGGCCCAGCGCCTCATGCAGCTCATCTGCTACCCGTACCGCTTGCTGGACAATGAGGATGGGGAGAACCCCCAGCGGCAGCGCATTAAGCGCATTCTCCAGGTAGGCCAAGGTGATGGGGGTCTTGGAGGAACCAGGGGCCAGGGCCCGGGGTGAAACCATAGGAACcctgagagaaggagaggaggatggtcaaggaggaagacagacaagGATGTGGGCAAAAGGTGGTGAGGAAAACAGCTTGGACGTGGGTTTAGAAGTCATGTCAACATGGTCTAGACCCTTGAGTCAGCCAGTGGCTGAGGGTGCGGCTGTTAGGAGTGGAACTGCAGCTCAGCAGCGCAAGGCCCAACATCTGGGAAGCCTAGTTCTGGGCCTTGCTTGTTGGGCatttgctccctgctcagtccccAATGGTGGGCGTACCCAATAGCTCCCAGTTATAGAGCATCCGCTTTGTGCTGAGTGTTGTGCACAGCACTCTGTGTTTGTCCACCTATTTAGACTGTCCAGCCCTGTAAAGGAAGTAGGGGTGTCTGTGTTTGACCAACGAGGACTCCCAGGCTTGAAGAGcataagtgactttcccaaggttacacagctagtaagctTAAGAGTCAGCATGTGAACCCAGGTGGGCCTGTGctatgcccccccacccccccgccgcatCCCCTACTCCGTCCCCACTTGGCCAAGCTGCTTCAGACATTAGGGTAACTGGAGggagggtggagaaagagagccATCTGGAAGAGCTACAGGAATGAGGTCTTCTCAGCCTAGAGGAGATAATGTCACAGAGAGATTAACTCGCAGTAGCAGCCTTCAGATTTGGAACGGACTTTGAGGAGCTGGTTTAAaataggagaagcaggcttcaacTTGAACATCAAGGATTTAGGGTAAGCATTAGGGAGGACTCACCTCTGCAAAGGAATGTGAGGCCGTGGAACAGGAGACCAGGGGAAGGTGAAGTTTTCCTGAAccgcttttatttatttttttaaaaaagattttatggggcacctgggtggctcagtgggttaagcctctgtcttcggctcaggttatgatctcagggtcctgggattgagccccacatcaggctctctgcttggcagggagcctgcttcctcctctctctctctctctctgcctgcctctctgcctacttgtgatctttctgtcaaataaataaaatcttttaaaaaaataaaataaaataaaaaagattttatttatttatttgtcagagagagagagtgagagagagcgagagagtgagcacaggcagacagagtggcaggcggaggcagagggcgaagcaggctccctgctgagcaaggagcctgaggtgggactcaatcccaggatgttgggatcatgacctgagccgaaggcagccgcttaaccaactgggccacccaggcgttccctgAACCGCTTTTAAAATAGGGTGGATTTTCAGCCCTTTTGGGTCGTGTCGGTGGAGGCTTTCCTAAGGAGAGGGACATGGAGGTTCCTTTCAGACCTGTAGGCTTATGTGTTTCAAGGTTGCAAGAGGTCAGGAACTGGTCTTGGGGTGGTGAGTGGCTGGGGCCGGGGGACATGTTGATGATGAGCCTGGGAGCGGTGTCTCTGTCACAGAACTTGGACCAGTGGACCATGCGCCAGTCATCTTTGGAGCTGCAGCTCATGATCAAGCAGACCCCTAACAATGTGAGTGGTGCCTGGCCCTCTCTTTCCCGTGCCCGCTTCCAGCTCCACATGCCTCACAAGGGTGGGTCACCACAGAAAAACCCATGTCCTGCCCTTGGGTTCTTgggctgagagagaagagaggacgGGAAGATGGCAGACTGCGTGGGGCTGAGGAATAGGGAGGTGGGCTGGGAGAGCTGGGGCTCTGCGCCGTGGGGGAAGGTTGGCGGTGGTGGTGGCAGAGGCTGTTTCTGTGGTCATGACAGTGAGGAGGTGTTCGAGGAGAAGATAGTGGGGAATTGGAGAAATGGGGAGGTGCTGGAGGGCACAGCTCCCAGCAGAGTTGTCTCTCCCCACTCTCATTACCCTCCAGATGCCTTTCTCCGCCCTCATTTCCTACATCTCCTACCATCTGTTTTCCTTCATCCCCAGTTACCTAGTACCCCATGTGCCTTTcatccccctgccccaggagatGAACTCCCTCTTGGAGAACATCGCCAAGGCCACAATTGAGGTTTTCCAGCAGTCAGCAGAGACGGGGTCTTCTTCTGGAAGCACTGCCAGCAACATGCCCAGCAGCAGCAAGACCAAGCCAGTGCTCAGGTTGGGAAAAAATGTGTTCAGATCCCTTATGAGTTGTTCTGCTAGCGTAAATGATTTCAGTCTCACAGAGGTTCTAGGTCTGTCCGTcaggtgaggggaggaggggtgctTCCACCCTGGTCTGGCTCCTTTGGGACACTGTGTGCTCTGTCTGTCCTCCAGCTCTCTAGAGCGCTCTGGTGTGTGGCTGGTGGCCCCCCTCATTGCTAAACTGCCCACCTCAGTCCAGGGGCATGTGTTAAAGGCGGCCGGGGAAGAACTGGAGAAGGGTCAGCACCTGGGTTCCTCTTCCCGCAAAGAACGTGACCGACAAAAGCAGAAGAGGTAGAGTGGCTGTGGAGGGGACCAAGATTGAGGGGTAGAAAGGAGAGGATGCAGggccagggaagaaaaaaatctgggacACGGGTGGGGATGAGAAAtcacaggaaagtggaaaatTGGAGGGTAAGAGTGGACACAGTTGAGCAAAAGGCTAGAtcttttttggttaattttatttatttgagagagagagacagagatagcgagagagagcacaaggtgggggaggagagggagaagcaggctccccactgagcagggagctccatgtgggactcgatcccaggacccaggaatcatgacctcagctgagggcagatgcttaacctgactGTGCCCCCCCCAGGCAACCCAAGAGGCTAGATCTTGAGAGAGTAGAGTCTGGGGCTTGGAATGATGAGATGGGCAGCTGCCTAATTCACATCTCATGGTCCTGtccttgttcttttcctcttcctcccttctttagCATGTCCCTGTTGAGCCAGCAGCCATTCTTATCCCTGGTGCTGACGTGTCTGAAAGGGCAGGATGAGCAGCGTGAGGGCCTTCTCACCTCCCTCTACAGCCAGGTGCACCAGGTACAGGCCCTGGAGCCACTGAGCTGCGCCAGAGGGCAGAAATGGGTGCCCCCGAGGCCACCATGTCCCCAGAACCTCCAGTACTTAACGGTCAACGCCTTGAGTGTTTGGGGATGGAAATGAGAAGATGCCGAAAGCTGGTCGTTATGCTTGTTTCTGTCTCAGATTGTGAATAACTGGCGGGACAACCAGTACTTAGATGATTGCAAACCAAAGCAGCTCATGCACGAGGCTCTCAAGCTGCGGCTCAACCTGGTGAGGGGGGGTCCGGGGAGAAAAAAGATGTGGGTGGGACTAGAACTGCTCCATAGAGATGCCTCCCCACTCCAGCGctggccaggggtgggggcggagggtgCTGAGATGGAGGGCCCAATTTCCACCGGGTCTTTGAGTACTGATCTGGCCCTCCTCAAGACATGGGACCGAAAGTGGTTGAAAGTCTGGATCCTTGCAGAGACCCTGCCTCAGTACCCTAGATTCTGGCTGGGACCCTGGAAACCCACCGTGGAATGTTGAGCGGAATCCTGGACATCCCTTAGTCCAGCTCCCATGGGTTCCTAAGTCAGGAACCCGAGGCCCAGAGGGGCCAAGAATGTAGTCATTGGCCTAGACTCACATAACAGATCCTGGGTCCGACTGGTACGTGGTGGGAGCTGGGCGAAGTGGCAGCCAGGCTGGGTTCTGCTGTGAGCTTTCCCGAAATGCCAGCCTTCAGATGCCCCTGAGCCATCTGACAGGCTCGTTGTGGCCCTGGCAGGTGGGGGGCATGTTTGACACGGTGCAGCGCAGCACCCAGCAGACCACCGAGTGGGCCATGCTCCTCTTGGAGATCATCATCAGCGGCACCGTGGACATGCAGTCCAACAAGTAAAGtacccccaccctctgccctcagTCTTGCGCCTGGGAGGTAGTCCCTTCCCCAATGCCAGGTGCAGGACGCCCTGCGGCTGGCGCAGCTCTCCCTACTTGGCTCCCACCCTGGAGCCACTGTCTGGCCTAGCCTCTTTCCTCTCTGGTTCTCTCCCGGTCTTCTCATCACAGCGAGCTCTTCACCACTGTGCTGGACATGCTGAGTGTGCTCATCAACGGGACCCTGGCCGCGGACATGTCTAGCATCTCTCAGGGCAGCATGGAGGAGAATAAACGTGCCTACATGAACCTGGTGAAGAAGCTACGGGTGAGCAGAGGAAGCGAGGGCACGGCTCTGGTGGCGGGGGATGGGGACCGGCCCCTCggctccctctcccctgacctTGCGCACGCCGTTCGACTTCGTTCAGGCCAGAGCcgcctcccctccacctccctgtcCACTTCTTGTTATCTGTACAGCAAGGGTTTACTGAGTGTCGTCGTCGTGCCTGTTTCTCTGCTGTCCCTTGAGACTTCCCATCACTCCTTTGCTGTGTCCTTGAACCCTTGCCTGTCTTCCTGTGCCTGCAGAAAGAACTGGGGGAGCGCCAGTCAGACAGTCTGGAAAAAGTTCTCCAGCTGCTGCCACTGCCCAAGCCGACCAGAGATGTCATCACCTGTGAGCCGCAGGGCTCCCTCATCGACACCAAGGGCAACAAGATTGCAGGCTTCGATTCCATCTTCAAGAAGGAGGCACGTCCCCTTTTCCTCCCATCCCTTTTCCTATTGCAGCACCGATCCCCTCACACCCAgcttttccctcctctgggcAAGAGCTCTCCCTGCATGAACCTTGCTGCTACGACTGGCTTACCAGGTGGGGGAGTCCATGGGGCTCTGCTGGCAACAGCTGTCTCTGGGGTGTGGAGCTGatcactgaactttttttttttaattaacatttctgCACCCCATCTTGAGAATCTCATCCTCATTCATCTGTCTCTTcacctctacccacctccccccatctGCACCCACCTTTGAACAGACAACCCATTTCTCAGCACCCTGTCCTCCTCCACCCTGGCCAGCACCCCACCCATCTGTCTGGCCAGCTGCTGGATCTCTGTTACCCTGCATTCACCCGTGCCAGCTCCCCCATCTCTGCAAAACTTTCCCTGCCCCTCGTCTCTGTCAGCTGCAGTGTTTGTTGAGTAACCCGATTGGCTGTGGAGAGccgagagggggagggaaaaaagaggaggCAGAGTCTAAAATCTAGAGTCCAGTCCAGTCACATGTACTCTGTCTTCACTCCTTTTCCTGGcccatttgtctgtctttctgagtctttctctctctctctgtctctgcctgactctctcccttggcccttctctgtgtctctttgtgcacctctttgtctctcttcctgtttctgtctctttctctgtttttgcctttcagtctcttcctgccttcctgttgCTGTGTCTTCCTTTGAATGTCAGCATCTGTGTGTCCCTGcccatcaccctctcccctctgatctctgtctgctcTGAGCGTGTACCTCAGAGTACACGCTGTTGGTGTGCATGTGTTTTCATGTCCATCCCTCTCACCGTCTCCCAGGAACTGACCCGGGCctgggtttgtttttggtttttggttttttggggttttgttttttttttttctccgttTGATTGCCAACAGATCCTTACCCCTCTCCTACAAGCCCTTAAGGTCTGTCTCCTGTTTGCCAAATCTCATTAGCTCACTGTGTGTCATTTTCTGGAGCAGGGTCTACAGGTTTCTACCAAACAAAAGATCTCTCCCTGGGATCTTTTTGAGGGCTTGAAGCCATCCGCGCCACTGTCCTGGGGCTGGTTTGGAACAGTCCGGGTGGACCGGCGTGTGGCCCGAGGAGAGGAGCAGCAGCGCTTGCTGCTGTATCACACCCACCtgcggccccggccccgcgcctATTATCTGGAGCCGCTCCCGCTGCCCCCGGAAGATGAGGagccccctgctcccaccctgtTAGAGCCTGAGAAGAAGGCTCCAGAGCCCCCCAAAACTGACAAACCTGGGGCCGCTCCACCCAGTACTGAGGAACGCAAGAAGAAATCCACCAAGGGCAAGAAACGCAGCCAGCCACCCACCAAGACAGAGGTTAGCGCtgccccccccaaacccccaccccattATGCTGccacagcctctctctctctgccccccacctcatAATTCTGTGCAGCTGCTGGTTTCTGAGGGAagtgaaggggaggtggggaagaggtgCCATAAGAATAACAAAAATGAGTCACATAGGTCTAGCTCCTTTGCAGCCCTGGTCCCCCACCTTGTCCCACCTCTCCCCTGTACCCCCTACCCAAGTTACAGTccactcaccttcctcctctgctcttcATGCAGGACTATGGAATGGGCCCGGGAAGGAGTGGCCCCTATGGTGTGACGGTGCCCCCAGACCTCTTGCACCACACTAACCCTGCTTCCATATCGCATCTGAGCTACAGGCAGGGCTCCATAGGCCTGTACACCCAGAACCAGCCACTCCCTGCAGGTGAGAGCCAGCCCCTAGGAAGGGGAGTTACCTGAGCATCCCTCCTGCCTGAGGGACAATGTCGCATCCCTGAGAATGTGCCCATGACCGGGACACTGAGCAGGAACTCAGGGAATGGGGAGCCTGGAAAGGTCAGCCTTCTCCCCTTTCCAGGCGGCCCTCGTGTGGACCCGTACCGCCCTGTGCGGTTACCGATGCAGAAGCTGCCCACCCG
Coding sequences:
- the MED12 gene encoding mediator of RNA polymerase II transcription subunit 12 isoform X2; its protein translation is MAAFGILSYEHRPLKRPRLGPPDVYPQDPKQKEDELTALNVKQGFNNQPAVSGDEHGSAKNVNFNPAKISSNFSSIIAEKLRCNTLPDTGRRKPQVNQKDNFWLVTARSQSAINTWFTDLAGTKPLTQLAKKVPIFSKKEEVFGYLAKYTVPVMRAAWLIKMTCAYYASINETKVKKRHVIDPFMEWTQIITKYLWEQLQKMAEYYRPGPAGSGGCGSTIGPLPHDVEVAIRQWDYNEKLAMFMFQDGMLDRHEFLTWVLECFEKIRPGEDELLKLLLPLLLRYSGEFVQSAYLSRRLAYFCTRRLALQLDGVSSHSSHVMSTQSTSTLPTTPAPQPPTSSTTSTPFSDLLMCPQHRPLVFGLSCILQTILLCCPSALVWHYSLTDSRIKTGSPLDHLPIAPSNLPMPEGNSAFTQQVRAKLREIEQQIKERGQAVEVRWSFDKCQEATAGFTIGRVLHTLEVLDSHSFERSDFSNSLDSLCNRIFGLGPSKDGHEISSDDDAVVSLLCEWAVSCKRSGRHRAMVVAKLLEKRQAEIEAERCGESEAADEKGSIASGSLSAPSAPIFQDVLLQFLDTQAPMLTDPRSESERVEFFNLVLLFCELIRHDVFSHNMYTCTLISRGDLAFGAPGPRPPSPFDDPADDSERKETEGSSSSKLEDPGLSESMDIDPSSSVLFEDMEKPDFSLFSPTMPCEGKGSPSPEKPDVEKDVKPPPKEKIEGTLGVLYDQPRHVQYATHFPIPQEESCSHECNQRLVVLFGVGKQRDDARHAIKKITKDILKVLNRKGTAETDQLAPIVPLNPGDLTFLGGEDGQKRRRNRPEAFPTAEDIFAKFQHLSHYDQHQVTAQVSRNVLEQITSFALGMSYHLPLVQHVQFIFDLMEYSLSISGLIDFAIQLLNELSVVEAELLLKSSDLVGSYTTSLCLCIVAVLRHYHACLILNQDQMAQVFEGLCGVVKHGMNRSDGSSAERCILAYLYDLYTSCSHLKSKFGELFSDFCSKVKNTIYCNVEPSESNMRWAPEFMIDTLENPAAHTFTYTGLGKSLSENPANRYSFVCNALMHVCVGHHDPDRVNDIAILCAELTGYCKSLSAEWLGVLKALCCSSNNGTCGFNDLLCNVDVSDLSFHDSLATFVAILIARQCLLLEDLIRCAAIPSLLNAACSEQDSEPGARLTCRILLHLFKTPQLNPCQSDGTPSPDKPTVGIRSSCDRHLLAASQNRIVDGAVFAVLKAVFVLGDAELKGSGFTVTGGTEELPEEEGGGGSGGRRQGGRNISVETASLDVYAKYVLRSICQQEWVGERCLKSLCEDSNDLQDPVLSSAQAQRLMQLICYPYRLLDNEDGENPQRQRIKRILQNLDQWTMRQSSLELQLMIKQTPNNEMNSLLENIAKATIEVFQQSAETGSSSGSTASNMPSSSKTKPVLSSLERSGVWLVAPLIAKLPTSVQGHVLKAAGEELEKGQHLGSSSRKERDRQKQKSMSLLSQQPFLSLVLTCLKGQDEQREGLLTSLYSQVHQIVNNWRDNQYLDDCKPKQLMHEALKLRLNLVGGMFDTVQRSTQQTTEWAMLLLEIIISGTVDMQSNNELFTTVLDMLSVLINGTLAADMSSISQGSMEENKRAYMNLVKKLRKELGERQSDSLEKVLQLLPLPKPTRDVITCEPQGSLIDTKGNKIAGFDSIFKKEGLQVSTKQKISPWDLFEGLKPSAPLSWGWFGTVRVDRRVARGEEQQRLLLYHTHLRPRPRAYYLEPLPLPPEDEEPPAPTLLEPEKKAPEPPKTDKPGAAPPSTEERKKKSTKGKKRSQPPTKTEDYGMGPGRSGPYGVTVPPDLLHHTNPASISHLSYRQGSIGLYTQNQPLPAGGPRVDPYRPVRLPMQKLPTRPPYPGVLPTTMTGVMGLEPSYKTSVYRQQQPAVPQGQRLRQQLQAKISQGILGQSSVHQMTPSSSYGLQTSQGYTPYVSHVGLQQHAGPAGTMVPPSYSSQPYQSTHPSTNPTLVDPTRHLQQRPSGYVHQQAPTYGHGLTSTQRFSHQTLQQAPMIGAMTPLGAQGVQAGVRSASILPEQQQQQQQQQQQQQQQQQQQQQQQQQQQYHIRQQQQQQILRVKP
- the MED12 gene encoding mediator of RNA polymerase II transcription subunit 12 isoform X3 translates to MAAFGILSYEHRPLKRPRLGPPDVYPQDPKQKEDELTALNVKQGFNNQPAVSGDEHGSAKNVNFNPAKISSNFSSIIAEKLRCNTLPDTGRRKPQVNQKDNFWLVTARSQSAINTWFTDLAGTKPLTQLAKKVPIFSKKEEVFGYLAKYTVPVMRAAWLIKMTCAYYASINETKVKKRHVIDPFMEWTQIITKYLWEQLQKMAEYYRPGPAGSGGCGSTIGPLPHDVEVAIRQWDYNEKLAMFMFQDGMLDRHEFLTWVLECFEKIRPGEDELLKLLLPLLLRYSGEFVQSAYLSRRLAYFCTRRLALQLDGVSSHSSHVMSTQSTSTLPTTPAPQPPTSSTTSTPFSDLLMCPQHRPLVFGLSCILQTILLCCPSALVWHYSLTDSRIKTGSPLDHLPIAPSNLPMPEGNSAFTQQVRAKLREIEQQIKERGQAVEVRWSFDKCQEATAGFTIGRVLHTLEVLDSHSFERSDFSNSLDSLCNRIFGLGPSKDGHEISSDDDAVVSLLCEWAVSCKRSGRHRAMVVAKLLEKRQAEIEAERCGESEAADEKGSIASGSLSAPSAPIFQDVLLQFLDTQAPMLTDPRSESERVEFFNLVLLFCELIRHDVFSHNMYTCTLISRGDLAFGAPGPRPPSPFDDPADDSERKETEGSSSSKLEDPGLSESMDIDPSSSVLFEDMEKPDFSLFSPTMPCEGKGSPSPEKPDVEKDVKPPPKEKIEGTLGVLYDQPRHVQYATHFPIPQEESCSHECNQRLVVLFGVGKQRDDARHAIKKITKDILKVLNRKGTAETDQLAPIVPLNPGDLTFLGGEDGQKRRRNRPEAFPTAEDIFAKFQHLSHYDQHQVTAQVSRNVLEQITSFALGMSYHLPLVQHVQFIFDLMEYSLSISGLIDFAIQLLNELSVVEAELLLKSSDLVGSYTTSLCLCIVAVLRHYHACLILNQDQMAQVFEGLCGVVKHGMNRSDGSSAERCILAYLYDLYTSCSHLKSKFGELFSDFCSKVKNTIYCNVEPSESNMRWAPEFMIDTLENPAAHTFTYTGLGKSLSENPANRYSFVCNALMHVCVGHHDPDRVNDIAILCAELTGYCKSLSAEWLGVLKALCCSSNNGTCGFNDLLCNVDVSDLSFHDSLATFVAILIARQCLLLEDLIRCAAIPSLLNAACSEQDSEPGARLTCRILLHLFKTPQLNPCQSDGTPSPDKPTVGIRSSCDRHLLAASQNRIVDGAVFAVLKAVFVLGDAELKGSGFTVTGGTEELPEEEGGGGSGGRRQGGRNISVETASLDVYAKYVLRSICQQEWVGERCLKSLCEDSNDLQDPVLSSAQAQRLMQLICYPYRLLDNEDGENPQRQRIKRILQNLDQWTMRQSSLELQLMIKQTPNNEMNSLLENIAKATIEVFQQSAETGSSSGSTASNMPSSSKTKPVLSSLERSGVWLVAPLIAKLPTSVQGHVLKAAGEELEKGQHLGSSSRKERDRQKQKSMSLLSQQPFLSLVLTCLKGQDEQREGLLTSLYSQVHQIVNNWRDNQYLDDCKPKQLMHEALKLRLNLVGGMFDTVQRSTQQTTEWAMLLLEIIISGTVDMQSNNELFTTVLDMLSVLINGTLAADMSSISQGSMEENKRAYMNLVKKLRKELGERQSDSLEKVLQLLPLPKPTRDVITCEPQGSLIDTKGNKIAGFDSIFKKEGLQVSTKQKISPWDLFEGLKPSAPLSWGWFGTVRVDRRVARGEEQQRLLLYHTHLRPRPRAYYLEPLPLPPEDEEPPAPTLLEPEKKAPEPPKTDKPGAAPPSTEERKKKSTKGKKRSQPPTKTEDYGMGPGRSGPYGVTVPPDLLHHTNPASISHLSYRQGSIGLYTQNQPLPAGGPRVDPYRPVRLPMQKLPTRPPYPGVLPTTMTGVMGLEPSYKTSVYRQQQPAVPQGQRLRQQLQQSQGILGQSSVHQMTPSSSYGLQTSQGYTPYVSHVGLQQHAGPAGTMVPPSYSSQPYQSTHPSTNPTLVDPTRHLQQRPSGYVHQQAPTYGHGLTSTQRFSHQTLQQAPMIGAMTPLGAQGVQAGVRSASILPEQQQQQQQQQQQQQQQQQQQQQQQQQQQYHIRQQQQQQILRVKP